The Nakamurella antarctica genomic interval TCGAGGGGATGGCGACTGTGTTGCCATTCCATCGCGCTGTAGTCGCCGACCCCGACTTCACCGCCCCAGACGGGGTTTTCAAGGTCCACACCCGCTGGATCGAAACCGAATTCAACAACCGGATCGAGCCCTTCAGCGCCGCTGGAAGCGCAGGTGATGCCGGTGACGGCGGCGCGCGCCAGGTAATCGTGGCCGAGGTAAACGGTCGAAGGATCTCGGTTTCGCTCCCTGCCGGGTTGGTCGGGGGCGCAGCAGCCGGTTCCGGCACCGGGCCTGCCAAAGCCAAACGCACTGCGGGCTCCAGCAAGTCAGCCGTCAGCGGCGACGCCGTTCTGGCTCCGATGCAGGGCACCATCGTCAAGCTTGCGGTCAGCGAGGGCCAAGAAGTGGCGACGGGTGATCTAATCTGCGTGCTCGAGGCCATGAAGATGGAGAACCCGGTGACCGCGCATAAGGACGGCGCTGTCACGAATTTGATCGCCGTGGTGGGCGCGGCAGTCGCCAACGGCGCCGTCATTGCTGAATTGAAGTAGGCGCACCTCCGTCACTCCTCTGCTGCCCTTGGCGCATACTCGAGCGACGGCCCGGCCGAATCGAAAGGACGTATCCATGGCGCTACCTGGACCCGACCAATCTGAACCCGGCCCAGGTGAACCCGGCCCAGCTGAACCCCGGCAAGGGGGCGGAAAACTGCCCGCTGTCCGCATCGGGGACGTCGATCGTAATGCGGCGGTGACCGCGCTGAGCGAGCACCTGGGTCTCGGGCGGCTGAACCTCGAGGAATTTAACGAGAGGTCGACCGTGGTAGCCAATGCCCGCACCATGGACGAGGTGGACGCGGTGTTCGGCGACCTCCCCGAGCCCCGTCCGGTGGGCGCCGCACTGGCCCTCGCGGGCACTCCGGGCGTTGCCCTCGCGGGCCCTTCGGGCGTTGCAGGCAGTTCGCAGACGCTCTCCCCGGTGGCGGGTCCGAATAAAACACTCATAGCGTTGATCGCTGCAATGCCGTTTCTGGCGCTTGGCCTGTTTTTCATCACCGGGCTCTGGTACTTCTTTTTGCTGGTCCCGTTGAGCGGGGCCGTATTGGGGCCATTCATCAACAAGGGGAGATAGGCCGTGCGCGGCCCGCCGAGCGCTCGCGCTTGGGTCCCGCCCCGCGCTCGGGCTTGGGTCCCGCCCCGCGCTCGGGTTTCGGTTAGGCCCCATGCTCGGGTTTCGGTTGGGCCCCATGCTCGCGCGATCGGTTTAGGCCCCACGCTCGGGTTTCGGTTGGGCCCCACCCTCGGGTTTCGGTTGGGCCCCACGCTCGCGCGATCGGTTTAGTTTGGTGCGATCGCAATAGGAGTCGCACGGACCTAAACCGATCGCACGAACAGACCGCACCACCCGACCGCACCAACCGACCGCACGAACAGACCTCACCAACAGACCGCACCAACAGACCGCACGAACAGACCGCGCCAACCGACCGCGCCGAGGCACCACTAGATGCGGCGGCGAGCCGACGGCGACAATCCGAAGCTAGGTTGCTGCGTGGAAGCTGACCCAGCAATACAAGCGTTCGCCGCGTGCCCGCGCGCGCCTGGCCAGCCCCACCAGCTGATGCAAGAACGTCTCGAGATACGCGGCTTCGACGGCGCCGCCGAACTCTTCGGATGTCGCCCATTCCGCAGCGACACCGGCGAGGGAATCGTCTTTACTGTCGGCAAGGACAGCCTGCAGCGCGTCGGTGATCGTTACAACCATCGCTTCGGACTCGACGCTGGTCTGCAGGGTGTCACCTGCCCGCGGGATGTCAAGGATCTCGTCAAACTCAACGCCCGTCAAAAGCTCTTGAAGTTCTAAGAGCTGAATGGAGGGCTCGACACCTGACACGGAAACAGTGTCCCATTGCGCTGTCCCGTTGGGGTTTGCCGGAGCCGCCACCGGACCGTAGTCGACCATGGAAACGGCGAGATCGTCGCTGGGCGCTGAGAAATAGTCAAAGTGCATCCCCTGAAGCTAGGGCACGGCCGCACGGGCTACCAGCTTGGGGCCCCACCGTGGCCCCACGTCACACTGATTTCAGCCAAGATCCCCGTCAAAATGCATCAGCTGACGGCCCAGCTCGGTGATCGAACCGGTCAGCGATGGGTAAACGCTGAAGGTGTAGGCCAGATTTTTTGCCGTTAAGCGGTTCTGAACGGCCAGCGCCATGGGCAGGATCAGCTCACTTGCCTCCGGTCCTACCACCACCCCGCCGACGACGATGCCGGTGGCCGGGCGAACGAAGATTTTGACGAAACCGTAGCGCAGGCCCAACATTTTTGCCCGAGGGTTGGTGGCCAGCGGCAGCATCAGCACGCGGCACGGCACCAGGCCCGCGTCGGCTTCCGCCTGCGAGATGCCAACCGTGGCGATCTCGGGATGAGTAAACACGTTGGCGGACACCGTCTTCAGCCGCAGCGGTGGCACCCCGTCGCCAAGGAAATGCCACATTGCAATACGCCCCTGCATGGCCGCAACCGAGGCGAGCATCAACACGCCGGTGCAGTCGCCCGCGGCATAAATACCTGCGACAGACGTGCGCGATACCCGGTCTACGGGAATGAAACCGCCTGGGCCAGTGACGATCCCGACTTTCTCCAGGCCAAGATCGACGGTGTTGGGAACCGACCCGACCGTCATCAAACAATGCGACCCGACGATTTTGCGGCCATCGGCGAGCGTCACCCGCACCTGGTCACCCTCCCGCTCCACGAGGTCGGCGCGCGCATGTTTCACCAGCGTCACGCCGCGATTATCAAACACCTCTTCGATGACGGCCGCCGCGTCCGCATCTTCGTGCGGCAGCACCCGGTCTCGGCTGGACACCAAGGTGACTCGCACCCCGAGTTCCGTGTAGGCGGAGGCGAACTCGGCACCCGTAACACCCGAGCCCACGATGATGAGGTGCTCCGGCAGCTCACTGAGCGAGTAGACCTGGCGCCACGTCAGGATCCGTTCGCCATCCGGGATCGCCGTCGGAAGGACCCGGGGGCTCGCGCCCGTAGCAATCAAAACGGCTTCGGCTTGCAAGTTGATGATGCTGCCATCGAGGGCTGTTACTTCCACATTATGGAGCGCCAGACCCGTTGACTCATCAACAAAACGAGCGTGCCCAGACAACATCGTGACGCCAGCGGCGAGGAGCCCGCTACGTATGTCGTTGGACTGCGCCATCGCTAACGCCGACACCCTAGCGTGGACGCGTGCGATATCGACATCCACTTCGTTGATTGATACCTGGATACCCAGTTGATCGGCCTCGCGGACAGCGGTGCGCCCGCCCGCCGAGGCTATAAAGGTTTTGGAGGGGACGCAGTCGTAGAGGACGCAATTGCCGCCGGCCCCGTCGGTTTCCACCAACGTCACTTCGGCTCCGTACTGCGCAGCGACCAGTGCCGCTTCGTAGCCTGCTGGCCCTGCGCCAATGATGACGATCCGCATTGTTTTTTTCGCTCCCTACGTTGAAATGCCGTGCCTGTTGCCGGGTCAGGGCAGCAATGCCTGTTTCAACTCCGGCTCGACGCTGTGGTGCGCCCGCAGCCCGTCAACCGTATCCCGTGCCAGCAGGCCCGCCCACGCACGGGATAACCCACTAAGCTCACAGCCTATGGCGCTTTACGCCGCTTACGGCTCGAATATGGACCCCGCCCAGATGCTTCAGCGATGCCCGTCATCGCCCATGGCCGGGGCTGGTTACCTACCCGGTTGGCGTTTGACGTTCGGCGGCGAGGACCTCGGGTGGGAGGGCTCGCTCACCACCATCGTCGAGGACGCCACTGCCTCCGTCTTTGTGGTGCTTTACGACATGGCCGAGGCTGATGAGAAAAATTTGGACTCGTGGGAAGGCGCTGATCTAGGCGTCTACGAGAAGATTCGGTTGCGGGTCCGGACGCTCAACGGCGACCAGCTGGCGTGGCTGTACGTCCTTGTCGCCTACGAGGGCGGGCTGCCATCGGCGCGCTACCTCGGCGTCATCGCCGATGCGGCAGAAGCTGCCGGGGCGCCTAGCGATTACGTCACCGAATTGCGGCATCGTCCGTGCCGGTCCAACGGCACCTGAGCAATCGAAATCTCTCGCTCCACGCCCACGAGAAGCCACCTCCGAAGCTCCACGAAAAAAAGGAATTGCAGAGATGACCTGCGAGCCATGGCTGAATGCGGATGGTTCCACCACCACGTTTTTTGATTCTCTGAAAAATAGATATTTTGCGGTATCTACGCTTGAAAATCCTGAACGGTACGTCAGCGTCAGGCTGGATGGCGTTCAAGAAGTGCAACCCTATTTTTCCAAAAAGATATCCTTGCCGTGGAAATGGGAATGCGAGCTGCGTTTTTACAAACGCGTTAATACTGAACCTCCCGAGTTTGAACAAGAAGAAATTCTCAAACTTGCGCTCACCCCAGAAATCTATAATAACCTCGAAAAAGGGAGGGTGAGAGTTCTAGCAGACGGGAAGGTCTTGACGTTGATACCAGTGCCCGACGATCAGGAATTCTGGGTCTTTCAGAACGTCATTACCTCCCGCGGTGATCAATATTCGCGCCGGATGAGGGCAGCCCGATCTGATTTTGACGCTCGGCAGATACTGCTATCTCAGCTCCAAAACGATGTGGGCGCAGTGACTTACGATAACAAATTTGATGCGCACGCGGGGTGTGGCTTCGTCACTTTCGACTGCTCTGGGTGCGAAGGGTTTATCGAATTCGCGATGTTTAGTCTTGATGATGATGTTTACGCCAGATTAGTTTTTGGGTCGACTTACTATATTGAAGGCCTGACAATTCACGAGGCATTACAGATACTGGAGCTTCTAAAGAAAAAGAACTTTACGATCAAAGTCAACCGACTTGGACCTCTCAAGTTCATCAAACTCGAATTTGAAATTCTGGGTGCGGATTCTCAAGGCTTCAAGGCTGGGCGCGAGAGGGTGAAAGTTTCACGTTTTGCTTGGTGTGCTCTTGAAGCATGGGAGTCGGCTGTATATAATTAAGTGGACGAATAGCACTGAGCCTTCGCTCGTCACGTCTGTGCGGGTCACCGAGGAAGCAATTGGTGAAGCGACTCTGGTGATCAATGCTCTCCATCACGGGATATCTCTGCCGGTCCAGAAGCGCTGAGGGAACCTGGTCCATGCAATGTGCCTGGGGTCTCAACGTGGTGGGTGCACGCGTGCGCGACACAGTCGCTACTAGACTTTTAGCGCCG includes:
- a CDS encoding DUF1707 SHOCT-like domain-containing protein; translated protein: MALPGPDQSEPGPGEPGPAEPRQGGGKLPAVRIGDVDRNAAVTALSEHLGLGRLNLEEFNERSTVVANARTMDEVDAVFGDLPEPRPVGAALALAGTPGVALAGPSGVAGSSQTLSPVAGPNKTLIALIAAMPFLALGLFFITGLWYFFLLVPLSGAVLGPFINKGR
- a CDS encoding NAD(P)H-quinone dehydrogenase, whose product is MRIVIIGAGPAGYEAALVAAQYGAEVTLVETDGAGGNCVLYDCVPSKTFIASAGGRTAVREADQLGIQVSINEVDVDIARVHARVSALAMAQSNDIRSGLLAAGVTMLSGHARFVDESTGLALHNVEVTALDGSIINLQAEAVLIATGASPRVLPTAIPDGERILTWRQVYSLSELPEHLIIVGSGVTGAEFASAYTELGVRVTLVSSRDRVLPHEDADAAAVIEEVFDNRGVTLVKHARADLVEREGDQVRVTLADGRKIVGSHCLMTVGSVPNTVDLGLEKVGIVTGPGGFIPVDRVSRTSVAGIYAAGDCTGVLMLASVAAMQGRIAMWHFLGDGVPPLRLKTVSANVFTHPEIATVGISQAEADAGLVPCRVLMLPLATNPRAKMLGLRYGFVKIFVRPATGIVVGGVVVGPEASELILPMALAVQNRLTAKNLAYTFSVYPSLTGSITELGRQLMHFDGDLG
- a CDS encoding gamma-glutamylcyclotransferase; this translates as MALYAAYGSNMDPAQMLQRCPSSPMAGAGYLPGWRLTFGGEDLGWEGSLTTIVEDATASVFVVLYDMAEADEKNLDSWEGADLGVYEKIRLRVRTLNGDQLAWLYVLVAYEGGLPSARYLGVIADAAEAAGAPSDYVTELRHRPCRSNGT